The following are from one region of the Hydrogenophaga sp. BPS33 genome:
- a CDS encoding gamma-glutamyl-gamma-aminobutyrate hydrolase family protein yields MNKPTCMVWLPADHRLMGDHGHQMPFLLLGDKYARAVKVGSQAQPVMFPLADTGQISELLALVDGVMLTGSPSNVHPSHFNEDVADPSLPLDADRDLLTLALVKACVHEGVPLLGICRGFQEINVALGGTLHQRVHEVPGMLDHREPKAAPPEEQYAPRHCIRLAPGSVFEAWAGGQAETQVNSLHGQGIARLAAGLEPLAHAPDGLVEAFAVRGARTFAYAVQFHPEWRCWETPFYAAIFDAFGRACRQRMNLRLQAADLARA; encoded by the coding sequence ATGAACAAGCCGACGTGCATGGTCTGGCTGCCTGCCGACCACCGATTGATGGGCGACCACGGGCACCAGATGCCCTTTTTGCTGCTGGGTGACAAGTACGCCCGCGCGGTCAAGGTCGGGTCGCAGGCCCAGCCCGTGATGTTTCCCCTGGCCGACACCGGTCAGATCAGCGAGCTGCTCGCGCTGGTGGACGGGGTGATGTTGACCGGTTCGCCGTCGAACGTGCATCCATCGCACTTCAACGAAGACGTGGCCGACCCCAGTCTGCCACTCGATGCCGACCGCGACCTGCTCACGCTGGCGCTGGTGAAGGCCTGTGTGCACGAGGGCGTGCCGCTGCTGGGCATTTGCCGCGGCTTCCAGGAAATCAACGTCGCCCTGGGCGGCACGCTGCACCAGCGCGTGCACGAGGTGCCGGGGATGCTGGACCACCGCGAGCCCAAGGCGGCGCCGCCGGAGGAGCAGTACGCGCCGCGCCACTGCATCCGCCTGGCGCCCGGCAGCGTGTTCGAGGCGTGGGCCGGCGGCCAAGCCGAAACACAGGTGAATTCGCTGCACGGCCAGGGCATTGCCCGCCTGGCCGCGGGGCTGGAGCCCTTGGCGCACGCGCCCGATGGTCTGGTGGAAGCGTTTGCCGTGCGCGGGGCGCGCACTTTCGCCTACGCGGTGCAGTTCCACCCGGAGTGGCGCTGCTGGGAAACGCCCTTCTACGCCGCGATCTTCGACGCGTTTGGCCGCGCCTGCCGCCAACGCATGAACCTGCGCCTGCAAGCGGCCGACCTGGCGAGAGCTTGA
- a CDS encoding glutamine synthetase family protein, translating into MTAPQKMNFNDLENWLNQHRVTEVECLVPDLTGVARGKILPREKFTEDRGMRLPQGIVAMGVTGEFPASGPYYDVIEPTDRDMQLRPDPATVRIVPWATDPTAQVIHDCFDHQGKLVPFAPRSVLRHVCELFDAEGLEPVVAPELEFYLTARNTDPNTLLKPPIGRSGRAETSRQAYSIDAVNEFDPLFEEIYDYCDKMQLNVDTLIHEVGAGQMEINFFHAHPLGLADEVFFFKRTVRESALRHDMYATFMAKPIAGEPGSAMHVHQSMLNKATGKNIFSNEDGTPSEAFYHYIGGLQRYIPAAMALVAPYVNSYRRLSRHTAAPINIEWGHDNRTVGIRSPISSPEARRVENRVIGADANPYVAMAMTLACGYLGLKNKIKPKPEMRGDAYLSPYSLPRSLGEALDWLRRETDLHDVLGKEFITIYTEIKELEFDEFMKVISPWEREHLLLHV; encoded by the coding sequence ATGACAGCCCCCCAAAAGATGAACTTCAACGATCTGGAGAACTGGCTCAACCAGCACCGCGTGACCGAAGTGGAGTGCCTCGTCCCTGACTTGACCGGGGTGGCGCGCGGCAAGATCCTGCCACGCGAGAAGTTCACCGAAGACCGGGGCATGCGCTTGCCGCAGGGCATCGTGGCGATGGGGGTGACGGGTGAGTTTCCGGCCAGCGGCCCGTACTACGACGTGATCGAGCCGACCGACCGCGACATGCAGTTGCGCCCGGACCCTGCCACGGTGCGCATCGTGCCCTGGGCCACCGACCCGACCGCGCAGGTGATCCACGACTGCTTCGACCACCAGGGCAAGCTGGTGCCGTTCGCGCCGCGCAGCGTGTTGCGCCACGTGTGCGAACTCTTCGACGCCGAGGGGCTGGAGCCGGTGGTGGCGCCCGAGCTGGAGTTCTACCTCACCGCGCGCAACACCGATCCGAACACGCTGCTCAAGCCACCCATTGGCCGCAGCGGCCGCGCCGAAACCTCGCGCCAGGCGTATTCGATCGACGCGGTGAACGAGTTCGACCCGTTGTTCGAGGAGATCTACGACTACTGCGACAAGATGCAGCTCAACGTGGACACGCTGATCCACGAAGTGGGCGCGGGGCAGATGGAGATCAACTTCTTCCACGCCCACCCGCTGGGCTTGGCCGACGAGGTGTTCTTCTTCAAGCGCACGGTGCGCGAGTCGGCGTTGCGGCACGACATGTACGCCACCTTCATGGCCAAGCCGATCGCGGGCGAGCCGGGCTCGGCGATGCATGTGCACCAGAGCATGCTGAACAAGGCCACGGGCAAGAACATCTTCAGCAACGAAGACGGCACGCCGTCCGAGGCCTTCTACCACTACATCGGCGGCCTGCAGCGCTACATCCCGGCCGCCATGGCGCTGGTGGCGCCGTACGTGAACAGCTACCGCCGCCTCTCGCGCCACACGGCCGCGCCGATCAACATCGAGTGGGGCCACGACAACCGCACGGTGGGCATCCGTTCCCCCATTTCGTCGCCCGAGGCGCGCCGCGTGGAGAACCGCGTGATCGGCGCCGACGCCAATCCCTACGTGGCCATGGCGATGACGCTGGCCTGCGGCTACCTGGGCCTGAAGAACAAGATCAAGCCCAAGCCGGAGATGCGGGGCGACGCCTACCTCTCGCCATACTCGTTGCCGCGCAGCCTGGGCGAGGCGCTGGACTGGCTGCGCCGCGAGACCGACTTGCACGACGTGCTGGGCAAGGAGTTCATCACCATCTACACCGAGATCAAGGAGCTGGAGTTCGACGAGTTCATGAAGGTCATCTCTCCTTGGGAACGTGAACACCTGCTATTGCATGTTTGA
- a CDS encoding aspartate aminotransferase family protein has product MTPSPLIAPPALVRRAEKHDTKAIQALDSAHFIHPFTDHGDLATRGSRVITHADNIYVWDSEGHKILDAMSGLWCVNAGYGRKELADAGYQQMMTLPFYNSFFQTTNVPAVQLAAKLSQLAPEVGGRKFEHVFFSSSGSESNDTNVRMVRRYWDLLGQPQRKVIISRHNAYHGSTMAGASLGGMGGMHAQGDLPIPDIVHIEQPYFAENALPGESPAAFGLRAARWLEEKILSIGANKIAAFIAEPVQGAGGVIIPPDTYWPEIQRIVDKHGILLISDEVICAFGRLGHWFAYEKFGYKPDLVTFAKGVTSGYVPLGGVMVGDRVAQVLIEKGGEFNHGYTYSGHPVACAVALANIELIEREGLVERVKNDTGPYLAQRFAELNDHPLVGAAETCGFVAGLTLVRHKKPLQAFDEALGVGMRCRAHCFSQGLIMRAVGDRMIIAPPLVMTREQIDDMMKLIKRCLDLTESELRQAGQWP; this is encoded by the coding sequence ATGACCCCATCCCCCCTCATCGCCCCGCCCGCGCTCGTGCGCCGCGCCGAGAAGCACGACACCAAGGCCATCCAGGCCCTGGACAGCGCGCATTTCATCCACCCCTTCACCGACCACGGCGATCTGGCCACGCGCGGCTCGCGCGTGATCACGCACGCCGACAACATCTATGTGTGGGACTCCGAGGGCCACAAGATCCTCGACGCCATGAGCGGCCTGTGGTGCGTCAACGCCGGCTATGGCCGCAAGGAACTGGCCGATGCCGGTTACCAGCAGATGATGACGCTGCCGTTCTACAACAGCTTCTTCCAGACCACCAACGTGCCGGCGGTGCAGTTGGCGGCCAAGCTGTCGCAGTTGGCGCCCGAGGTGGGCGGGCGCAAGTTCGAGCATGTCTTCTTCTCCAGCAGCGGCTCGGAGAGCAACGACACCAACGTGCGCATGGTGCGCCGCTACTGGGATCTGCTGGGCCAGCCGCAGCGCAAGGTGATCATCAGCCGCCACAACGCCTACCACGGCAGCACCATGGCCGGCGCGTCGCTCGGTGGCATGGGCGGCATGCACGCGCAGGGCGACCTGCCCATCCCCGACATCGTGCACATCGAGCAACCGTACTTTGCCGAGAACGCCCTGCCGGGCGAGAGCCCGGCCGCCTTTGGCCTGCGCGCCGCGCGCTGGCTCGAAGAAAAGATCCTGTCGATCGGCGCCAACAAGATCGCCGCCTTCATCGCCGAACCCGTGCAGGGTGCTGGCGGGGTGATCATTCCGCCCGACACCTACTGGCCCGAGATCCAGCGCATCGTGGACAAGCACGGCATCCTGCTGATTTCGGACGAGGTGATCTGCGCCTTCGGGCGCCTGGGCCACTGGTTCGCCTACGAGAAATTCGGCTACAAGCCCGACCTGGTGACCTTTGCCAAGGGCGTGACCAGCGGCTACGTGCCCCTGGGCGGCGTGATGGTGGGCGATCGTGTGGCCCAGGTGCTGATCGAGAAGGGCGGTGAGTTCAACCACGGCTACACCTACAGCGGCCACCCGGTGGCCTGCGCGGTGGCGCTGGCCAACATCGAACTGATCGAGCGCGAGGGCCTGGTCGAGCGCGTGAAGAACGACACCGGCCCCTACCTGGCACAGCGCTTTGCCGAACTCAACGACCACCCGCTGGTGGGGGCGGCCGAGACCTGCGGCTTCGTCGCGGGCCTCACGCTGGTCCGGCACAAGAAGCCCTTGCAGGCCTTCGACGAGGCCCTGGGCGTGGGCATGCGCTGCCGTGCGCACTGCTTCTCCCAGGGCCTGATCATGCGCGCCGTGGGCGACCGCATGATCATCGCGCCGCCGCTGGTGATGACGCGCGAGCAGATCGACGACATGATGAAGCTGATCAAACGCTGCCTGGATCTCACGGAGAGCGAGTTGCGCCAGGCGGGCCAATGGCCCTGA
- a CDS encoding extracellular solute-binding protein: MKKHVLVLAMSAALLLAACGKKEEPVAAPAEPAPVAAAPAAPAGPVLDDEKVLNVYNWPDYITESLIADFEKEYGVKVNYDTFENNEALHAKLVAGNSGYDIVIPTAGFAKKQIDGGLYQPIDKSKLKNYANLDTDFMAKIAGVDPENKHLVPWAWGFTTVGINKQKVEKALGGMPMPENAWDLVFKPEYSSKLRSCGIAYLDSPSEILPVALHYVGKPAYSENPEDFKLAGEMLKKVRKDVRLFSSTMIDDIAGGKACAFIGWSGDINIAADRVKETGGKDEIVPLLPTGGGLVFIDTMAIPKDAKHVNNAHVFMDFYLRAANAAAMANEMNYPTGNKAALADIKDEVKGNKTIFLGPEDTARLIATGGFSNDISSVLNETYNAFKRGK; the protein is encoded by the coding sequence ATGAAGAAGCATGTTCTGGTTCTCGCGATGTCGGCAGCCCTGCTGCTGGCCGCATGTGGAAAGAAAGAGGAGCCGGTGGCCGCTCCTGCCGAACCGGCACCGGTTGCGGCAGCGCCCGCAGCCCCTGCAGGCCCGGTGCTGGACGATGAGAAGGTCCTCAACGTCTACAACTGGCCCGACTACATCACCGAGAGCCTGATCGCCGACTTCGAGAAGGAGTACGGCGTGAAGGTGAACTACGACACCTTCGAGAACAACGAAGCGCTGCACGCCAAGCTGGTGGCCGGCAATTCGGGCTACGACATCGTGATCCCCACGGCCGGCTTTGCGAAGAAGCAGATCGATGGCGGCCTGTACCAGCCGATCGACAAGAGCAAGCTGAAGAACTACGCCAACCTGGACACCGACTTCATGGCCAAGATCGCCGGCGTCGACCCCGAGAACAAGCACCTGGTGCCATGGGCCTGGGGCTTCACGACCGTGGGCATCAACAAGCAGAAGGTCGAGAAGGCACTGGGCGGCATGCCGATGCCCGAGAACGCCTGGGACCTGGTGTTCAAACCCGAGTACTCGAGCAAGCTGCGTTCGTGCGGCATCGCCTACCTGGATTCGCCCAGCGAAATCCTGCCGGTGGCGTTGCACTACGTGGGCAAGCCCGCGTACAGCGAGAACCCGGAAGACTTCAAGCTCGCGGGTGAGATGCTCAAGAAGGTGCGCAAGGATGTGCGCCTGTTCTCCAGCACCATGATCGACGACATCGCCGGCGGCAAGGCCTGCGCCTTCATCGGCTGGTCGGGCGACATCAACATCGCCGCCGACCGCGTGAAGGAAACCGGTGGCAAGGACGAGATCGTGCCGCTGCTGCCCACGGGTGGTGGCCTGGTGTTCATCGACACCATGGCCATTCCGAAGGACGCCAAGCACGTGAACAACGCGCACGTGTTCATGGACTTCTACCTGCGCGCCGCCAACGCCGCGGCCATGGCCAACGAGATGAACTACCCCACCGGCAACAAGGCCGCGCTGGCCGACATCAAGGACGAGGTCAAGGGCAACAAGACCATCTTCCTGGGTCCGGAAGACACGGCGCGCCTGATTGCCACCGGCGGTTTCTCCAACGACATCTCCAGCGTGCTGAACGAGACCTACAACGCCTTCAAACGCGGCAAGTAA
- a CDS encoding ABC transporter ATP-binding protein, protein MADATGFLVTEKLVKRFDEAVAVDEVSLSIGKGEIFALLGSSGCGKSTLLRMLAGFEKPTSGRILLGGQDVAAMPPYDRPVNMMFQSYALFPHLNIWENVAFGLKREGLPKSEIQQRTDEMLGLVQLTPYAKRKPHQLSGGQQQRVALARSLAKRPKLLLLDEPLGALDKKLREQTQFELVNIIEKVGVTVVMVTHDQEEAMTMASRIAIMSKGRVLQVGTPEEIYEHPSNRFVADFIGNVNLFEGKLSVDEADRCAATTAIGEIHVGHGVSGTLNMPVAIAVRPEKMEISKRRPDGVGPNVFTGKVKEIAYFGSYNTYIVKASDGTKVKITEANTSRHDLSDITWEDEVFFWWGDSAGIVLRD, encoded by the coding sequence ATGGCTGACGCAACAGGGTTTCTGGTCACCGAAAAACTGGTCAAGCGCTTCGACGAGGCGGTGGCGGTGGACGAGGTGTCGCTCTCCATCGGCAAGGGCGAGATCTTTGCGCTGCTGGGCAGCTCGGGATGCGGCAAGTCCACGCTGCTGCGCATGCTCGCGGGCTTCGAGAAGCCGACCTCGGGGCGCATCCTGCTCGGTGGGCAGGACGTGGCCGCCATGCCGCCCTACGACCGGCCGGTCAACATGATGTTCCAGTCCTACGCGCTGTTCCCGCACCTCAACATCTGGGAGAACGTGGCCTTCGGCTTGAAGCGCGAAGGCCTGCCCAAAAGCGAGATCCAGCAACGCACCGACGAGATGCTGGGTCTGGTGCAGCTCACACCCTATGCCAAGCGCAAGCCGCACCAGCTCTCCGGCGGTCAGCAGCAGCGCGTGGCGCTGGCGCGCAGCCTGGCCAAGCGGCCCAAGCTGTTGCTGCTGGACGAACCGCTGGGCGCGCTGGACAAGAAGCTGCGCGAGCAGACGCAGTTCGAACTGGTCAACATCATTGAAAAAGTGGGCGTGACGGTGGTGATGGTCACGCACGACCAGGAAGAGGCCATGACCATGGCCAGCCGCATCGCGATCATGAGCAAAGGCCGCGTGCTGCAGGTGGGCACGCCCGAGGAAATCTACGAGCACCCCTCCAACCGCTTCGTGGCCGACTTCATCGGCAACGTCAACCTGTTCGAAGGCAAGCTCAGCGTGGACGAGGCCGACCGCTGCGCGGCCACCACCGCCATTGGCGAGATCCACGTGGGCCATGGCGTGAGCGGCACGCTCAACATGCCGGTGGCGATTGCCGTGCGGCCCGAGAAGATGGAGATCAGCAAGCGGCGACCCGACGGTGTCGGCCCGAACGTGTTCACCGGCAAGGTGAAGGAGATCGCGTACTTCGGTTCGTACAACACCTACATCGTGAAGGCGAGCGACGGCACCAAGGTGAAGATCACCGAGGCCAACACCTCGCGCCACGACCTGTCGGACATCACGTGGGAAGACGAAGTCTTCTTTTGGTGGGGCGACAGCGCCGGCATCGTATTGAGGGACTGA
- a CDS encoding ABC transporter permease, translating to MNLPIPGKRFVIGVPYVWLLLFFFLPFLILLYISFVDMGGDISPFKPIWDPVTGILSLKYENYLSIFRTEEGAPLFRTLYIDAYLRSIWYALCTAILCLVIGYPFAYFIARSPASVRPALLLMVMLPFWTSFLLRVYAWKGILADQGVLNRFMMTLGITSEPIPMLYTNVSMLIGMTYVYLPFMILPLYANLVKMDFRLLEAAYDLGTSPFKAFWLITVPLSKAGIIAGFMLVFIPCVGEFVIPSLLGGPENLMIGRVVWDEMFTANDWPRATALAVVMIALIVIPLAVYYHYSSDPSEKR from the coding sequence ATGAACCTCCCCATTCCCGGCAAACGCTTCGTGATCGGCGTGCCCTATGTGTGGCTGCTGCTCTTCTTCTTTTTGCCCTTCCTGATCCTGCTGTACATCAGCTTCGTCGACATGGGTGGCGACATCAGCCCGTTCAAGCCGATCTGGGACCCGGTCACCGGCATCCTGAGCCTGAAGTACGAGAACTACCTGTCGATCTTCCGCACGGAAGAGGGCGCGCCGCTGTTCCGCACGCTCTACATCGACGCGTACCTGCGCTCGATCTGGTACGCCTTGTGCACGGCCATCCTGTGCCTGGTGATCGGCTATCCGTTCGCCTATTTCATTGCGCGCTCGCCGGCCAGCGTGCGCCCGGCCCTGCTGCTGATGGTGATGCTGCCGTTCTGGACCTCGTTCCTGCTGCGCGTCTACGCCTGGAAGGGCATCCTGGCCGACCAGGGCGTGCTCAACCGTTTCATGATGACGCTGGGCATCACCAGCGAACCCATTCCCATGCTGTACACCAACGTGTCGATGCTGATCGGCATGACCTACGTGTACCTGCCCTTCATGATCCTGCCGCTCTACGCCAACCTGGTGAAGATGGACTTTCGTCTGCTGGAAGCCGCGTACGACCTCGGCACCTCGCCGTTCAAGGCGTTCTGGCTGATCACCGTGCCTTTGTCCAAGGCCGGCATCATCGCCGGCTTCATGCTGGTGTTCATTCCTTGCGTCGGCGAGTTCGTGATTCCTTCGCTGCTGGGCGGGCCGGAGAACCTGATGATCGGGCGCGTGGTGTGGGACGAGATGTTCACCGCCAACGACTGGCCGCGCGCCACCGCGCTGGCGGTGGTGATGATCGCCCTGATCGTGATACCGCTGGCGGTGTATTACCACTACAGCTCGGACCCGAGCGAGAAGCGCTGA
- a CDS encoding ABC transporter permease — protein sequence MKQVLERHFGKFWLVLVYAFLYLPLVFMIVFSFNSTRQDARFTGFSLRWYEALTRDTKIVEGFWLSLKVAAITGLLSAVLATFAAFVLVRYRRFLGRTIFSGMVNAPLVMPEVIIGLSLLLLAVGAQNFFGWPQRGMLTIIMGHTLLGMAYGVVVIQSRLSDMDRSIEDAAMDLGAKPHQVFFLITLPNIFQALLAAFLLAFTLSFDDVVISEFLSGPGVSTLPQVIFGYARRGINPTIYAAATLLIVAVTVVIVSYAVWVARSTRKREREIAAALRS from the coding sequence ATGAAACAAGTTCTCGAAAGACATTTCGGCAAGTTCTGGCTCGTGCTGGTGTACGCCTTCCTGTACCTGCCGCTGGTGTTCATGATCGTGTTCTCGTTCAACAGCACGCGGCAGGACGCGCGCTTCACCGGCTTCTCGCTGCGCTGGTACGAGGCGCTCACGCGCGACACCAAGATCGTCGAAGGCTTCTGGCTGTCGCTGAAGGTGGCGGCCATCACCGGGCTGCTGTCGGCCGTGCTGGCGACGTTCGCGGCCTTCGTGCTGGTGCGCTACCGCCGCTTCCTGGGCCGCACCATCTTCAGCGGCATGGTCAACGCGCCGCTGGTGATGCCCGAGGTGATCATCGGCCTGTCGCTGCTGCTGCTGGCGGTGGGCGCGCAGAACTTCTTCGGCTGGCCGCAGCGCGGCATGCTCACCATCATCATGGGCCACACCTTGCTGGGCATGGCCTATGGTGTGGTGGTGATCCAGTCGCGCCTGTCCGACATGGACCGCTCGATCGAAGACGCCGCCATGGACCTGGGCGCCAAGCCGCACCAGGTGTTCTTCCTGATCACGCTGCCCAACATCTTCCAGGCCCTGCTGGCGGCTTTCCTGCTGGCGTTCACGCTCTCGTTCGACGACGTGGTGATTTCCGAATTCCTCTCGGGGCCGGGGGTCAGCACCTTGCCGCAGGTGATCTTCGGTTACGCGCGGCGCGGCATCAACCCGACCATCTACGCGGCGGCCACGCTGCTGATCGTGGCGGTGACGGTCGTGATCGTGAGTTACGCGGTTTGGGTCGCGCGCTCCACGCGCAAGCGCGAGCGCGAGATCGCGGCGGCGTTGCGCAGCTGA
- a CDS encoding aldehyde dehydrogenase, with product MSTSSPQATSLSFDGRAFINGERIAARDGQTFDCISPVDGRLLTAVARCGEADIDAAVAAARAAFEDRRWSGMAPAKRKRVMIQFAEQLIAHADELALTETLDMGKPVQYARSVDVNSAANCLRWYGEAVDKVYDEIAPTPDTALALITREPVGVVGVIVPWNYPMIMAAWKIAPALAAGNSVVLKPSEKSPLTALRLAELALAAGIPPGVFNVVPGFGAEVGSPLALHMDVDCIAFTGSTRVGKQIHVMAGQSNLKRAWTELGGKSPNIVFADCPDLDRAVEAAVGSIFFNQGESCNAPSRLFVEASIKEAFLEKALKLVPQYQPGNPLDKRTVMGAIVDRTQLDTVLRYIDSGQQEGATLLAGGAAVEPVKGGLYVQPTIFDGVKNTMTIAREEIFGPVLSVLSFTDAADVVRQANSNIYGLQAAVWTRDINKAHGVARALRAGTVHVNQYDEDDITVPFGGFKQSGVGRDKSLHAFDKYTETKTTWIRIDSPLHR from the coding sequence ATGAGCACCTCTTCGCCCCAGGCAACCTCCCTCTCTTTCGACGGCCGTGCCTTCATCAACGGCGAGCGCATCGCCGCGCGCGACGGCCAGACCTTTGATTGCATTTCCCCCGTCGACGGCCGTCTGCTCACCGCCGTGGCGCGCTGCGGCGAGGCCGACATCGATGCTGCCGTGGCCGCTGCACGCGCCGCGTTTGAGGACCGCCGCTGGAGCGGCATGGCACCCGCCAAGCGCAAGCGCGTGATGATCCAGTTCGCCGAGCAGCTCATCGCCCATGCCGACGAACTGGCGTTGACCGAAACGCTGGACATGGGCAAGCCGGTGCAGTACGCGCGCAGCGTGGACGTGAACAGCGCGGCCAACTGCCTGCGCTGGTACGGCGAAGCGGTGGACAAGGTGTACGACGAGATCGCGCCCACGCCGGACACGGCGCTGGCCCTGATCACGCGCGAGCCGGTGGGTGTGGTCGGTGTGATCGTGCCTTGGAACTACCCCATGATCATGGCGGCCTGGAAGATCGCGCCGGCGTTGGCGGCCGGCAATTCGGTGGTGTTGAAGCCGAGCGAAAAGAGCCCGTTGACCGCATTGCGCCTGGCCGAGCTGGCCCTGGCCGCCGGCATTCCGCCCGGTGTGTTCAACGTGGTGCCGGGCTTTGGCGCTGAGGTCGGCAGCCCGCTCGCGCTGCACATGGATGTGGACTGCATCGCCTTTACCGGCAGCACGCGCGTGGGCAAGCAGATCCACGTGATGGCCGGGCAAAGCAACCTGAAGCGCGCGTGGACCGAACTCGGCGGCAAGTCGCCCAACATCGTGTTCGCGGATTGCCCGGACCTGGACCGGGCGGTGGAGGCGGCGGTGGGCAGCATCTTCTTCAACCAGGGCGAGAGCTGCAATGCGCCCTCGCGGCTGTTCGTCGAGGCGTCCATCAAGGAGGCGTTTCTGGAGAAGGCCTTGAAGCTGGTGCCTCAGTACCAGCCAGGCAACCCGCTGGACAAGCGCACGGTGATGGGGGCGATCGTCGACCGCACCCAGCTCGACACCGTGCTGCGCTACATCGACAGCGGCCAGCAGGAAGGGGCGACGCTGCTCGCGGGTGGGGCGGCCGTGGAGCCGGTGAAGGGTGGGCTTTATGTGCAACCCACCATCTTCGATGGCGTGAAGAACACCATGACGATCGCGCGCGAGGAGATTTTTGGCCCTGTGTTGTCGGTGCTGTCGTTCACCGACGCGGCCGACGTGGTGCGGCAGGCCAACAGCAACATCTACGGCCTGCAGGCCGCGGTGTGGACGCGCGACATCAACAAGGCGCACGGCGTGGCGCGGGCCTTGCGCGCGGGCACCGTGCACGTGAACCAGTACGACGAGGACGACATCACGGTGCCGTTCGGGGGCTTCAAGCAGAGCGGCGTGGGGCGGGACAAATCGCTGCACGCGTTCGACAAGTACACCGAGACGAAGACCACCTGGATACGCATTGACTCCCCCCTGCACCGCTGA
- the gabT gene encoding 4-aminobutyrate--2-oxoglutarate transaminase has translation MNAPQTSESLHAPHTNAAWHARRLAATPRGVGVFGDFFIERAKNAELWDIEGRRFIDFAGGIAVLNTGHVHPKVQAAIAAQLQRFTHSCYQVVPYTEYVALAERINAIVPIEGPMKTAFFSTGAEAIENAVKIARSATGRSGIIAFGGAFHGRSLFSVALTGKVQPYKAGFGPFPPEIYHVPFPADGTALAEAQHAMAQLFKCDIEASRVAAIVFEPVQGEGGFNVIQKEAVQWLRALCDEHGILLVADEVQTGFARTGRMFAMEHFGVQPDLMTLAKSMAGGTTLSAVCGRAAVMDGPAPGGLGGTYAGNPLAVAAAHAVLDVMAEEQLPARAQKLGDQLMAHLLTTRAQHKRMGDVRGLGAMVACEFVDAATGAPDAETTKQVQMAALKRGLLLLTCGVYGNVIRFLFPLTIEDCVFAEGLAAFDAALAEVLA, from the coding sequence ATGAACGCACCGCAGACATCCGAGAGCCTGCACGCGCCGCACACCAACGCGGCCTGGCACGCGCGCCGCCTGGCGGCCACGCCGCGCGGTGTCGGGGTGTTCGGCGACTTCTTCATCGAGCGGGCGAAGAACGCCGAGTTGTGGGACATCGAGGGACGGCGCTTCATCGACTTTGCGGGCGGCATCGCGGTGCTCAACACCGGCCATGTGCACCCGAAGGTGCAGGCCGCGATCGCGGCGCAGCTGCAGCGTTTCACGCACAGTTGTTACCAGGTGGTGCCTTACACCGAGTACGTGGCGCTGGCCGAGCGCATCAACGCGATCGTGCCGATCGAGGGGCCGATGAAGACCGCGTTCTTCTCCACCGGCGCGGAGGCGATCGAGAACGCGGTGAAGATCGCGCGCTCGGCCACCGGGCGCTCGGGGATCATCGCCTTCGGCGGCGCGTTCCACGGGCGCAGCCTGTTCTCGGTGGCGCTCACCGGCAAGGTGCAGCCGTACAAGGCGGGCTTCGGCCCGTTCCCACCCGAGATCTACCACGTGCCGTTTCCCGCGGATGGCACCGCGCTGGCCGAGGCGCAACACGCGATGGCGCAGCTGTTCAAGTGCGACATCGAAGCTTCGCGCGTGGCGGCCATCGTGTTCGAGCCGGTGCAGGGCGAGGGCGGTTTCAACGTGATCCAGAAGGAGGCCGTGCAATGGCTGCGCGCGCTGTGCGACGAGCACGGCATTCTGCTGGTGGCCGACGAAGTGCAGACAGGCTTTGCGCGCACCGGAAGGATGTTCGCGATGGAGCATTTCGGCGTGCAGCCCGACCTCATGACGCTGGCGAAAAGCATGGCGGGCGGTACCACGCTGTCGGCCGTGTGCGGCCGGGCGGCTGTCATGGACGGCCCGGCGCCCGGCGGACTGGGTGGCACCTACGCGGGCAACCCGCTGGCGGTTGCGGCGGCGCACGCGGTGCTCGATGTGATGGCCGAGGAGCAGCTGCCGGCGCGTGCGCAGAAACTCGGAGACCAGCTCATGGCCCACCTGCTCACGACGCGCGCGCAGCACAAGCGCATGGGCGATGTGCGCGGCCTGGGGGCGATGGTGGCCTGCGAGTTTGTGGACGCCGCCACCGGTGCGCCCGACGCCGAGACCACGAAGCAGGTGCAGATGGCCGCTCTGAAACGCGGACTGTTGCTGCTGACCTGCGGTGTGTACGGCAACGTGATCCGCTTCCTGTTCCCGCTCACCATCGAAGACTGCGTGTTCGCCGAAGGCCTGGCCGCGTTCGACGCGGCGCTGGCCGAGGTGCTCGCTTGA